GCGCTGATGAAGGCGCTGGGCGAGGGGATGGAACGTTACTGCGCGGGCATCTACCGCGAATCGGAGTTCGGCGTGGCTCGTCCGTCGGTTCTCGACGACGCGATTTCGCCCGCGGAGTTCGTCCGCCCTGCTGGATGGGAGGAATCGGGAAATGTCGAACTCGCGTGGGTTCCAGGGCGAAATCTGGAAACTGGCAATCCGGTTCATCTCCCGGCGGAGTTCGTCCATTTTCCGCCGGCCAATGCGCGATTCAAGCCTGCCATAACGACTGGATTGGGGTTGGGTAACTCGACCACGGAGGCCCTACTGTCCGGGTTGTACGAGGTAATCGAGCGCGATGCGACCATGCTCGCATGGTACTCCTCGTTCGAACCGCTCGGTCTGCACGTCGAGGACAAGGGCTTCGAGGAACTGACGAAGCGTACGCGTGCGGAGAATTTGGATGTCACTGCGCTGCTCGTCACTCAAGACGTGGACGTACCAGTCGTCGCTGTCGCCGTACATCGTGACGACGAGTGGCCGAAATTCGCACTCGGGTCGGGCGCGAACCTCGACCCGGATTCCGCGGCGCGGTCTGCGCTCGCGGAGGCACTCCAGAATTGGACGGAACTGCACCTGATGGGGCCGGACGAGGCTGAAAACGCCGAGGGTTCGATTGCCCACTACGCGGACTTCCCGAAACCGGTTCGGGAGTTCGTCGCGCCGGAAACGACGATTCCGAGCGAAAGCGTCGGGAAGTCGGTTCCCGCAGGAACCGACGAACTACAGGCGGTCGTTTCGCGGGCGAGCGAAGCATTCTCGGTGTACGGTGCTCGTCTCACGACGCGAGACGTGGAATCGCTCGGTTTCGAGGCGGTTCGCGTCCTCGCTCCCGAGGCACAACCGCTGTTTACCGGGGATTCTTTTTTCGGCGAACGCGCTCGAACCGTGCCGGGTGAACTCGGTTTCGATTCGAAACTTGACAGGAAACCGCATCCGTATCCGTAGTTCTTCGTTTCTCGTTGATTCGAATGAGTTGCGCTATGCTAGCGAAACACACAGGATTTATATTAGATGTGGTCGTAGCTATCGTAGTGGTGGACTATTAATCATGCATAATATATGTTACACGTCGGATTTGGTGATAGTATGACGACGGAGTTCGACCTAACCTGCGCGACGTGTGGTTCATCCCTGTCGAAAAAGAGCGTTTCAGTTGACCGACTGGGCTTTCGCAACGTCGGGTCGGTCGATGTCGCGGCGTGTGCAAACTGCGGCGACCAGTACTTCCCGGAATCGACGCTCGAACGACTTCGTTAGACTCCGAAGACGACGCTAGATTCCGAACGCCGCCCGGAGCATGTCGCGCGTGCCGGGACCCAGACCGACTGCCAGAATTGCAATGAGCAAGAGAATCGCATAGCGTGGACTTTCTTCGAAGATTTGCTCGTCGAACACCCAGACAACGGCGACCGCGGCGACGATTTTCACGAGCAAGAACGGCCACGCGGTGCCGATAACCGACGTTATCGAACTCGGGAGAACTGACGACGTGATGTCCACGATTCCCTGATTAACCGGGTGTTTCGCGGTGTACTCGCCCGCGAGTCCGAGTTCAAGCGCCCAGTCGAGGACGGCGACGTTGGCCACGCCGTCAACGGCGTGACCCCAGATGATGACCGCGCCGATAGCCCCGGTTCCGGCGTTGATACCGGGTTCGAATCGCTCGATTGCCAACCACGTAAGCGCGGTGACCACCGTCGCACCGACGAGGACGACGGTGAGAATTTGTGGATAGAAGCCGACCACCTCGGTCGTGACGGTGAGATAGAACAGATAGCCAATCGTGGCCGCGAGCACCACCGTCCCGATTCCAGCGAGGGAATATTCGTACCCGTCGAGAATTCCCTTGCGGGCCGCTGTGACGCTCACGACGACGGCAAGGAGCGTGATAGCGAAGACGGTGAAGTAGATTATCGGGCTGATGATGAGCGTGTTCCACGGGAACGGAATCGCACCGCCGCCGACCTGCTGGAGTGCGTTGTCGGCGTCCTCGACGACTCGGAGTGCCCCGCCGAACAGCATGAAAGGAAAGAGGGCATAGAAGAGACTCTTGTCCCGTCCGATGCCGAGTCGGCGGAGGAGGAACACGAGTCCGACCAGTGCGACGATGAGCGTCACGGCATAGCCGATTTCGGAGACGAGGGTGTAGCCCGGTTCCGCAACTGGTTCCGGAAGTGTCGCGCAGGTTCCGGCGTCGGAGACGAGTCTCGTCGTTCCATCTTCGCGGACTGCACACGGTGCGTTTTTCGCGTCGGCGACCACCGGCCCCCAAAAGTAGTGCCAAATAAAGCCGTCGTACACCTGTTTCGGGAACGCGAGCGCACCACCGACCAGTGCGACGATGGCGGCGGCGATGGCACCCGCCCACGTCCGTTCGTTGTCGATTCCTTCGCTTGCGGTATCCATATCGCACGAACCGGAGCGAGTGGGTTTTACAGTTCCGATATCGTTACTCTTCGTTGTCGATTGAAAGCGGCAGTTCTTCGCTTTCGAACGGCGACCCGAGGACGACCATCGTCTGGGAACGCGAAAAGCCGTCCATCTGGGCGATTCTGTCGAACATCAGTTCGCGAAGACTATCCGCGTTTTCGGCGTACACGCGCGCCATCACGTCCCACGACCCTGTCGTGAGATGCACTTCCTGAATCCCGTCGATGTTTTCGAGCTTTTTCAGGGTGTCTTTTTCTCGACCCTGTTCGACGCGAAGGCCGATGAAGGCAGAGATGCCGAGCGAGATTTCCTTCGGGTTTACGTTGGCGTGATAGCCGGTGATTACGCCTGCTTCTTCCATCCGGTTGACTCGGTCGTGAACTGTCGCACTGGACATGTCGATTTGGCGGGCGATTTCGCTGAACGGCGTTCGTGCGTCGTTTTGGAGTGCTTTGAGAATAGCGCGGTCCGTATCATCCAGCTTCATATCGCTACCGAAATGCCCCACTAATAAATATTTGTACCACTCGCCGTAGTGTGATTGCAGTATTCCGAACTGGAACTGACTCCCGTCCTACTTTCCACAATGCGCTTCGGCCTCACGGGCCGCGGCCAGCACCTCGGCGTGCGCCTCGCCGTTTGACGCCACCAGCCCTCTGCTCTCGGTCGTCCACGGTTCGCCGTGAATGTCGGTCACCTGTCCGCCCGCCTGCCGAACCATGTGGACGCCCGCGACGGAGTCCCACGGGTTCGGCGCGATGTTCGTAATCGTTCCATCCAGTGCGCCGCTGGCGACCATCCCGAGGACGATTTGCGCACAGCCGAACCGCCGCATGTCGCCGAATCGCTCCACGATGCCGCGCGTCGTCGCGGCGTACTCGTCCCGCCGGTCGAAATCCCACCAAATCGTCGGACAGACTGTGAACGTCTCCGGGTCGGTGCGGTCGCTGACCGACACCCGCTCGCCGTTCAGATACGTTCCCTCGGAGTCTACGGTGTACACGTCGCCCAGTGCAGGACAGACGTTGGCGGCGGCAACCGTCTCACCGTCGCGCACCGCGGCCACGCTGGTCGTCCAAATCGGAATCCCGCGGACGAAGTTGTTCGTCCCGTCGATTGGGTCGATTATCCAAACGTCGCCCGCTTCCGGGACTTCTTTCAGTTCGTCGTCTTCCTCGCCGACGATTGCGTCGTCGGGGTATTCGTCGTGAATGACTTCG
The window above is part of the Haladaptatus cibarius D43 genome. Proteins encoded here:
- a CDS encoding YcaO-like family protein, which encodes MSNLLGVVGTGPATDAVTAALSETDGTVTEIEADEVADVDFAVVVGEVGSKRFARANRSGTPWLAVELGGVGGHAASDVDAAVSSFAPDTACFDCLRARAAANAEETDETDEKIDTATVRFAGALAGREAVTLRSGGQSPVLGGVVEIPHAQRRLLPVPNCPACGENRNRTLGIDHTERTLDEAVSHAEIALDERVGIVQSLGEVSSFPVPYYLANICETTGFSDTQCAEQSAGVAGDWDEALMKALGEGMERYCAGIYRESEFGVARPSVLDDAISPAEFVRPAGWEESGNVELAWVPGRNLETGNPVHLPAEFVHFPPANARFKPAITTGLGLGNSTTEALLSGLYEVIERDATMLAWYSSFEPLGLHVEDKGFEELTKRTRAENLDVTALLVTQDVDVPVVAVAVHRDDEWPKFALGSGANLDPDSAARSALAEALQNWTELHLMGPDEAENAEGSIAHYADFPKPVREFVAPETTIPSESVGKSVPAGTDELQAVVSRASEAFSVYGARLTTRDVESLGFEAVRVLAPEAQPLFTGDSFFGERARTVPGELGFDSKLDRKPHPYP
- a CDS encoding Lrp/AsnC family transcriptional regulator encodes the protein MKLDDTDRAILKALQNDARTPFSEIARQIDMSSATVHDRVNRMEEAGVITGYHANVNPKEISLGISAFIGLRVEQGREKDTLKKLENIDGIQEVHLTTGSWDVMARVYAENADSLRELMFDRIAQMDGFSRSQTMVVLGSPFESEELPLSIDNEE
- a CDS encoding inositol monophosphatase family protein gives rise to the protein MTDANARLELAERAATAGSEIAAEGFRNNIAVETKSNKTDVVTEADRQSQRRVIEVIHDEYPDDAIVGEEDDELKEVPEAGDVWIIDPIDGTNNFVRGIPIWTTSVAAVRDGETVAAANVCPALGDVYTVDSEGTYLNGERVSVSDRTDPETFTVCPTIWWDFDRRDEYAATTRGIVERFGDMRRFGCAQIVLGMVASGALDGTITNIAPNPWDSVAGVHMVRQAGGQVTDIHGEPWTTESRGLVASNGEAHAEVLAAAREAEAHCGK
- a CDS encoding DUF63 family protein, whose product is MDTASEGIDNERTWAGAIAAAIVALVGGALAFPKQVYDGFIWHYFWGPVVADAKNAPCAVREDGTTRLVSDAGTCATLPEPVAEPGYTLVSEIGYAVTLIVALVGLVFLLRRLGIGRDKSLFYALFPFMLFGGALRVVEDADNALQQVGGGAIPFPWNTLIISPIIYFTVFAITLLAVVVSVTAARKGILDGYEYSLAGIGTVVLAATIGYLFYLTVTTEVVGFYPQILTVVLVGATVVTALTWLAIERFEPGINAGTGAIGAVIIWGHAVDGVANVAVLDWALELGLAGEYTAKHPVNQGIVDITSSVLPSSITSVIGTAWPFLLVKIVAAVAVVWVFDEQIFEESPRYAILLLIAILAVGLGPGTRDMLRAAFGI